The Rissa tridactyla isolate bRisTri1 chromosome 6, bRisTri1.patW.cur.20221130, whole genome shotgun sequence DNA segment CAGCCTGCCAATGTGACAGGAGCTGCTTCGCCTAAAAATAACCACCTGTGAACCACATGGGTCCAAAAACAGTTGCAAAACCAGCACACATGAAACATGCAAATGCTGGCCTACAAGAAGTCCGAGGCAAGGGAGCTATAAATAAACATGGGAAAGGAAAGGTAGCAAGCCGTTCCTTTGCTGTCTCCTCCaggcacaggaaagaaagagcaagCAAACCGCAATAGCCATGCACTCTGACGGACCCGCGTTTCACTGCCTGATGAACACTTCGGAGCTCGCTCACAGAGGGCAAAGCACTCTGCTGCGAAACAAAGCACGCAGCAGTTCACCACGCTCGCCCCAGTTTGGCCCTAAAAAAATTAAACCGTGTTCTTGAGAAGGTTATTCTTCTGAGGTTCTCTACACTCAAATCAGCCCTGCGTGATTAAATACACTGATGCTATGcgtcttttatttacttttgccGTAAATCACCTTGGCTAGCGAAGGGAAAAGGACATTGCCCCACTGCAAGGAATAAATGGTAATACGTGGCATTTTTAAATCCCACTTCAGCTTTGACTCTAAGTTGCTTGCTTTGACTGCTTTCCTTTCTCCCAGCTGTGCCTTAAGATGAAGCGACAGTCAAGTAAGCGGGGAGGTACAACAGGCAAGCTGCTTACTACTGACtcatcagtaaaaacaaaaagtaacGGAAAAAGAAGATAAGGAGTGATCTCAAAATTCCCTGTGCATGCACCCCTGCCTACACCCACCACAGAAGCTGCCGAACaaaccaacaaagaaaaaaagccatttttggggGCCTCTGGGAGTCTAAACGCTGTTTAAGCTCCATCTCTGCAACTAAGTCTTGATTTGCTCGATTACAAATTAAATGGTATTTCACTAATGAAAGGCATTTTATTTCTCAGAGTTTATGAACTTAGGTGGTagaataagaattttaaaagcatgaacCCACAATTGGGAAGAGTGACTAGGCATAGGGCACGGTAAACTACCAGCCAAGAACGCTGGGAAGAGTTTTAGTTTACAAGCTTCATAGAGAAGGCTGGTTTATTCTCTGTAATGAGCTCAGACACCACATTCCAGCACAGTTTTCAAGTCAGCTATGTAGGCTTCAGAGGAATTTTCTGctgttacagtattttttttttttttttttttttttaagagaaagcatttatttctCAAGTTAACCATTTGTAAGGCTTTCCCCACGGGATAGCTCTTGAAactactggtatttttttttcaatttataagAAATTTGCAGTCTCCATCTGTACAAAATGCATGAACTGTAGCTGTCTTCTGACAGTAAGCTCCTGGAAGGCTTTGATGTAGCAAACAATACGTGGGCTGTGCCTTTGGTAGAGGATGTGTTGGGGGAAGCGATCTGAGAAATATTGCAGTTCTCCATTTCCCTTGTAAAGTCTTCTGCCCACATCCTTTTGAGTGCACTATATGAAGGAGTGTATCTATCAGCCGTCCTTTGAAATGATCTTAGAAGGGAGAACTGACTGACTTCCATTTTTCCTCATATTACAAGTGCTTCTGCTGGAATTATCTGCCGGAAGCATAAGTAATAAAAAGTGGGTTGCAGCACCTCGAACACCAAAAAGCATCCCGTAAAAAAATTCACACCGTTCTGAAACTGTAAAATTCTTTACAGTTGCCTAAGCCTTTAGAAGATCCTTGTTTGAAGTTCTCAAGCTTTTCTCCCTATCCGTGACAGCTCCAGATTTTGTAGCCCtgagctgccccacctgccctGCGAGGCTCCCCATGGACACTAGATGGCCCTCACCAGCCACCGCTGCCGGGACCGCTGGTGGCAGTCCCAACTCCTCCCCGAgtgcctgggaaggggaattgccgcaggaaaggctgagggaaatGCTTCAAGTATGTACGAGCTACCAGAAGGGGCAGGAGACCCTTGCTAAAGTGGCTGTCCCACAATGCATCACCCACTCAAGGTCACGATCAAGTGTGCAGCAGTGTCAGTGTTTTCGCTGGCAGAGCTTTGCTGCCCTGCAGCGTGAAAATGGAACCCGCAGCCTGGGCACAGTGACGCCGACAAAAGCACTTGCTTCACAGCACCTTCTGCAAGGTGATCCAACATTACCAGTCCTATGGACCAACACGCAGGACCCGACGCCCACCTCACAGGCCAGCCAGAGGCAGCTTTGGGCTGCGTGGCTGCTGTAGCGTATCCTGTGCTGCCCCTCGGTGACGTCTCCTTTGCGGCCACAGCAGAAAGGGAGCGAGAGGGGAACAGGCCTCGTGGATTTGTCCTGAAGGTGCTTCCTACACTCACTGTGTTACTCTGCTGGGGTGTAACACGCACAAAAAGCTTCTCCTATGAGCATGTTGCATGCCTGTGCCGAGAGGCCTTGCTGGCACAGCTCACGGCAGGGGTTTTCCCAGTGGAAGTGGGAGTTTCCTATGGTGCAATTCTCAAAGAGGAGTGAAGATATCTACCTCTGCCCACTCCAGCACATCCGTAATTAGCAAACAGCGATTCCCAACCAGAGCAACTGAGCGTGGAGAGGATCACCAGTCTCTTCTCATTGCTCACACGCGATTCCTCCAACAATTTCACACAATAAGGACTAAAGTCACCGCTCTCTAACGCTTCCAGTATAGAACATGGCATCTATGTTGGGATAACTCCTTTCATAGCCTCTTTCATGTCCTTCCAATGGTCATGTTCTCACATATAGCTGCTTTGGTTAAGTTTGGGcccaaagagaaaaagaaagaaaaagcagtgcagAAGCAGCCGTGGGTTTTTGTTTGAAGCCCATGAAAGTCTGTCCAAATACAGGGGGCAGGACAAGATGACTCATCTGTATCAAGCCCCAACATCAGAAAGCTGGCATACTGTTTTGTGTTCCAGCTTCAGATGCCACAGAGGAGCTCCTGTACAGGCTGTGGTGCAAGCACCTTGCAGTTCTTGTATGCTCACCATTAGAGAACAGAGCCAGCCAGGGCCTGAAGAAGTGGGAGGAGAACACAGATGCTCAAGACGGCCTGCAGTTTTGGCATCGGAtccaagccctggcatgcctggGGAAGGCTAGTTCCTTACACCGCTTTAAAGTTCCCACACTTTCATTTACTGACATGACTATGAAGAGACATTCCTCTCACGTACCTGCTGAACATAAAGGCCACAGCACAGACACCGTGGCCAATGCCACATCAACATAACGGGGACTCTAAAAAAATCACTTAACAGTTTATCACGTCTTAACTTTGcttaaaagcattttgctttttacaaTGCTCATGCCTCTTAGGTGTTTCCTGTGACTCATTCTTGTTTGGTGTATTACAATCCGGCGGAGAATTGTTGTCCACCTCATCCAGGACATTTTGCACAGTAGTCATGAGATTGAACTGTGCAGTGCTTCCTCAAGCCCCTGTGCTTTGTATTGTGACTCCGTAGatgaaagacaaaaagggaaCATGACCCATTTCCACCTGTCTCCCATCTTAGCATCCCTTCTCCCCGTTATTTTGGGCCTTGAGATTGAGATCTATATACACAcgcatatacatatacacacacacacaaaacagcccCCATACTGGAGTCTTGTTGATTCTAAAGGCCTCCTGTAGAACAAACCACTATAAGCCTTGCAAAGGTAAGATTTCACGTCAGTCTGTTAatgaagaaaggcaaaaaccAGGCATAACTGACCTGCTGGGTTCTTTTCCTCAGGTTTGGGGTGCATGAGACGGAACGGCAGCTCTGTGCCCACTTCACTTTGGGGAGAAAAGAGAATTCATCAGACCCACAGCTCCATTCACGCCTGGTTCAGTACCCTTCCCACCTGCGGCCAGCCCGAGCCCTGAACTCCGGCTTCACCCgttctttcatctttttccaaTCATAATTTTCCCCTCAAAAAGAGTTAAACTGATTTCTCCACAAATAGCCCAGGCTTAGCCACTTTAATAAACTGGGTTTATTAAGTGCTGAATGTACTCGCCTgtacataaaaccagaaatatttttgtacttgcTTAATTTTCACAGCTGAGTGCAATTCTTATTTCTGTCAGGTTAGGGGAGAGTTAATGGTGGCAGGTTTTTTTAGGGAGGCAGGACAAGGAATAggaaagagggtaaaaaaaattcATGAATTAACAACTACAACTGCATGGTCTGAAAAGGAAGATGACATTTACCTGGAAGTGAGGTCTCCCAGCAtgctacagaagaaaacaaggagaaaaacacaaCCATATTTAGTGCCTTTCCATTCCAGCGCTCTACCAAATGCTGTTTTATTGGTGGGCTATTGAAATCTCCTTCCTCGTATTCTCCTCTCTACTTGCCACAAAGCACAACATCCAAATAAACTTGGTTTTGAAAAAGGTAATTTTCGTTTTTCATGTTCTTCCCATGGAGAAAGAGTCTAAGTTTTTGAAATCCTGACCGAGTGTTGGGCATGGGTCCTTTCTTGGGAGCCAAAGGACAAGGGCAATCGGAGGACCACAGATGGCAGCAGTCATTCTGTCATGCTTTAGGCAAATCATTGACTCATTTTTATACTAGAAAGAAGGCTAGATGAATGAAATACAAATGTAAACAGTGACTATCACCAGAGTTATCCTTGTCCTCTTTCGCACTGTGTGCTGGGGACTAGCTCGTGTTGATAGCATCAGTACAGAACCTGAGCTACGGTGTTGATGACTCTCAGGCAGATGTCTCTACCTTCTGCTCTGGGAGAACGAGAATGCCAACATAAAGGCTCACACAAAGTTTCGCTTCAGTTCTCGCAAAATAAGTTAtggctttgaaacagaaaatttcaATGCAAACCAGAGGTTCATACTTCAGTCATAAAGTCACACGGTACCTAAGGAAGGTAatccagcccctctggctctgGCAAGTTCTTTGGATAGGCCAAGACTGATTTCCAGGCAGTTTATGCTTTAGAGGAGGCCGGATATGCTACAACACTAGGACTAGACTCTAAAGAGTCTGTTATTCTTACCCTGGAACAGTGAGCTTCACTTTGACCTTGTAGGAAACCAGAATCCCCATCACTGTCTTGTCTATTCCGTCCTTAATACTAGCAGAGAAAACAGACAGCAGCGTTAGGCAGCACGGCAACAGAGCGACAATATACGGCTGCAGCAAGAACTGGGTGAACATCCTATTCTCCTGACAGGGACAGAGCGGACGAGCCCCAGGGACAGCGAATACCTCTCCAGATCTGTGCTCACTGTTTAGCCTGAACAAATGCGACAGGTTAACTCATGCGACGTAGACCAACCCATTTGGACACACATTTAGAGTACAAACTCCTGACAGGAGTGTCTCCTCCATCCTCCCCGCTTCTCTATAACCCTCCACTAGCTAAGACCATTTAGAACTCTACTCACATGGTACTAGAAGCCAAGTTGGTGTCCTCATCCTTTAGCTTTCCATCCAGAGCTATTTCCCGGTTCTCCCTGTTATTTGCTAGCAAGGGCAAAAGTATCAGTGTCTTGGTCAGGCTGCTGTTTGGCTGCACCTTTTCCCTGAAAATAAGCAGTAGGTGAGAGAAGGAAAGCGATACGGTGATTTGTGTCACACAACCCAAAccaagagaatttcaaaacaGATTACACACCCATCCAAAAGGAGCGGGATTTATCTGTCCAAATTTAGTTGTCTACAATGCAGACATCTACATCTAAACTGGTCAGAAAAATTCCCTTTATAATCAGCAGAAAGGAACAAGCACTTGCAGAAAATCATTAATTTCACATTAAGGCAGACTGCTAAAGTAGGTCAAACTATGCTGCAAACCTCTAAATTTGGACAAAATAAATCCTAGTTTAGAAGACCAGTACTCAGTGGAAAACGTGCCCCTAAGCTACAGgagaaaaaagccagaaaaatataaaatatccgTGTGTGCCCAGCTCTCCTCACAAAGCAGGGTTCAATGCTGCACTGCCAATGCAGTGCAGTGCAGAAGCACAAGTGGTTCTCCACACTGTCAATAGGCTCGAGGTTTTTATGGGCTTCCTGAGGCCAGAGGATACCAAATGAAACGGTGCAAAGACGACTGACCTCAAGCTAGAGCATCCATGACTTCCACCCAAACAGCAGCACCTTTCAGAAAAATGTTGCATCTCTATTTAAAGATTTCAAGCAATGGGGAGCCTTCCACAGCCCCCGCTAAGTTTTTCAAGTAGGTAACTGCTCTTCAGACAAAACCCCCTCTTCCGCAACCTCCCCCTGTTCCCCGAAAAAAGGTGCAGGGTACCTGCTGGCTAGGAGAAAAGGAGACCGGCTGCACCTAGAGAGCAGAGGTGGTGTGGGGAACACACACAGGAGGTGAGGTGAGAGGAGAGAGCACTGTAACAGCGGGCAACTGCAAGACTATAGCTAGGAACACCTCCCATTACTGAGGAGGAGGGTAATTAAAGGGTatgaaagaggaagaagggaTAAGCAGAGCATTCACTCACTGTGCTTCCTCAGCAGCTACCACTTTTGTATAGTAGTCACTGGAGTACAAAACCACGTTGGCGACCTGTTCCACTGAGTGAGAAAGGAGAAAGCGGACCATCAGTTGTGCATAGGCATCAGAAACAAGATCGCTCCCCCCTCCTCGAGTCTCAGGAATGGAAGACGTGATGAGGACAGCAGCAAAACCCATCCATTTAGAGCCCGAAGGGTCAGGCAGCCTGACCAGGATAGAGACCAACAGCACGCAAATGGCCAAAGATTATCTTCCCTGAAAGGCATTCAGCCTTGATTTGGAGACAACAAAAACTCGATAACCCACGGTTTCCCCTGGGAGCCTGCTCTTTCCGTTATGAAGATCTCCCTCTTCTTCTCTAAGCGTGTCCACTTTTACCTCTGGTCACTGGTATCTCCTGTCTATCTGTAGTCAATGCGTTTGCATTCAGGAGACACCAGCATCGAGCAGACTGGATACCAAACTGCAGTCAAGAGCCTGCGATAATAAATAGCTTATATCCTCCAATCACACACCAAAAAATACCCCATAGGGTAATTCTGACTGAAACGCTGATGAGGAAAGAATCTGGGGACCCACAAGATCTTTTTAAGCCTGACAGAGGCGTGTCAGCCTAAAAATATTTGGGAATCACTAGACAGCACATCCAAAACCAGCACTGAATCGGCTTTCTCTAGTATAGGGTTTTGTAAAAACCTCAGCAGCTTCgttccctccttgccttcccttctctttctcatCTTTTGTCTCTCAGACTGGCTTGCACAGGTCCACGTGCAATGGGGCTCATGGGGTGAAAACACGCAGTGCCACAAATAAAACGCAGGCACAGCACTGAAACTCCTCTGAAACTCAGCCCCTGCCCTCGGCTTCCTCAGGAGGAATTACACCATCGCTGGCAGAGCAGATGTTTCTAACGTCACCAGATGTTTCTGAAACCCCAAGCAAAATTGTATGCAACCTAGGCACGTTCAGAGTCAGCAGGAGTTGACAGGGAAGCCCTTCCCACCGGCCTCTCAACAGAGGTGGATTTCTCCCCACAGCACCTGCCTTGCCCACTGCAGGCGTCAGACCTTTTTTCTGTTTACCAGAGGGGACATGACAGTACCTGAAATTAAGCCATACAAGTAACCATGGGAGTTGCAGTGTTTCACTTGATgaacagcaaacaaaaagcaacGGACAGGGTGGAGGAACAAATTCCTGCCTTGTCCCATGCTGCCTGCTTAAGCTGTTGCAAGCGCTAAATCCTGTCTGGTTTTCAGCCCTCCCACCATTCCTCTACCCCTCAAAAGAATCCCAAGCAACAGTAAAAACATACCCTGGACTTTGATCTTCTTCactgttttctctgtgctgttgtTGATGGTGACAGTGACCGGAATGGGCTCACCGTGGTAGTACACCTAGAAGGAATCTGATGCTCAGAAATCCAGCCAGGAGGCCTCTCCCAAGCCCTGaacccctctctccctcccagaTTAaatcttctcacagaggccagaTAAGGCAAGATGACCCTTTCTCAAGGATTCCCGACCCTTTCTTCAACGATGTATTTAGCCTCAAATGCATCTTTGTAATGGGGTCTTGGCCTCCCCTAACAGTAGCTAATGAGAGGAATGACATTAGAGCCCTTGAGTGGAGGCCAAGTCAGTCTCAGCTGAGACCATCCAACTAACAGCCAAAGTAGCTGCTGCGGGCAGCAAAACGCATATTGGCGTGCTGATACTATCACGCCCGCGGCCCCGGGCAAACTCCTTACCTCTTTACTGAGGCAAGCTTTCAAGTGTAACGGCTTGGTGGACATGAAGAACTGCCAGGTGGTCTCCGCACAAGGTTGGGGTCCTGGGTTTTCTGGAGCGTATTGCACCTTACGGATCAGCAGACGTGCAGAgttcctgggaagcagcagaggacAACACGGTGGTACTTTGTGcttggcagaggcaggagctctgCATTCACATGTGCTTACACCCAGGAAATCCAACGGCAAGAGGGGCAAGCCTGAACAATCGGCCAAGGTGCGTTACTGAACCGCTCACCCCTTTAAGAAGGGCAAAGCTGAAGACAGAGACACATTCTGTTACCTCTTATGAATTCTCTCTTCCACATTCTCTGTTGAGAAAGCTTTCACCTCAAAGTCcaccccacagctctgccagagagagagaagacagctGTGAAATCAGTGTCAGAAGCCAAGAACATCTGTAGATGTTTAAACATCCTTCTATACACCAGAAATTGGCAGATTCCTGCCAGCTGCGAATTCTTCTGGCCTCCTACCATTGTAATAGAGATTCCTGCCAAGGCGTGCGGCAGCACCCACCTGTTCCACAAGTTCCATAACCGAGGCTTAGTGCCTAGCCCTTGACCGATGACATCCCTACTCCTCAAAGGCTTCCTGTGAGAGCAGTGCTGTAGAGGTCTCAGCACACTGCAGGCCAGAAGCCTGAGCAGCCTGCAAGACTCCCCAACCCGCCTTGAGTTTCTGAACGGCTTTGTAATGCCAATACCTGTCTTGGGTCAGCCTTATTTCCCAATGTCTAAAGGCCAATCGGGCCAAGCTGACCTGTGTTTTAACGGGTTTTTACCGGCATGGGACATCTGTGTGAGTCACAGATAACTGTCTACAGAGCAATATGGGAGTTTTTGCTGGAATATCGTTCCTTGGCAAAAAACACAGCTTATCCTTGTGGCATTGGATTCTACAACCTGCGTCCCACCTTGCCCGGCTGT contains these protein-coding regions:
- the SAG gene encoding S-arrestin isoform X2; protein product: MSCPESQKTGASGKNANKQVIFKKSTRDKALTIYLGKRDFIDNMGNVEPVDGVVLVDPAIIKGKKVYVSLTCAFRYGQEDIDVIGLTFRRDLFFSRVQVYPPADKPETLSHLQESLLKKLGKNAYPFFFTFPDYLPCSVCLQPAPRDVDKSCGVDFEVKAFSTENVEERIHKRNSARLLIRKVQYAPENPGPQPCAETTWQFFMSTKPLHLKACLSKEVYYHGEPIPVTVTINNSTEKTVKKIKVQVEQVANVVLYSSDYYTKVVAAEEAQEKVQPNSSLTKTLILLPLLANNRENREIALDGKLKDEDTNLASSTIIKDGIDKTVMGILVSYKVKVKLTVPGMLGDLTSSEVGTELPFRLMHPKPEEKNPAGT
- the SAG gene encoding S-arrestin isoform X5: MSCPESQKTGASGKNANKQVIFKKSTRDKALTIYLGKRDFIDNMGNVEPVDGVVLVDPAIIKGKKVYVSLTCAFRYGQEDIDVIGLTFRRDLFFSRVQVYPPADKPETLSHLQESLLKKLGKNAYPFFFTFPDYLPCSVCLQPAPRDVDKSCGVDFEVKAFSTENVEERIHKRNSARLLIRKVQYAPENPGPQPCAETTWQFFMSTKPLHLKACLSKEVYYHGEPIPVTVTINNSTEKTVKKIKVQVEQVANVVLYSSDYYTKVVAAEEAQEKVQPNSSLTKTLILLPLLANNRENREIALDGKLKDEDTNLASSTIIKDGIDKTVMGILVSYKVKVKLTVPGMLGDLTSSEVGTELPFRLMHPKPEEKNPAGKDGEAELVFEEFARQQLKDTPDGEDKNASSTDE
- the SAG gene encoding S-arrestin isoform X3; its protein translation is MSCPESQKTGASGKNANKQVIFKKSTRDKALTIYLGKRDFIDNMGNVEPVDGVVLVDPAIIKGKKVYVSLTCAFRYGQEDIDVIGLTFRRDLFFSRVQVYPPADKPETLSHLQESLLKKLGKNAYPFFFTFPDYLPCSVCLQPAPRDVDKSCGVDFEVKAFSTENVEERIHKRNSARLLIRKVQYAPENPGPQPCAETTWQFFMSTKPLHLKACLSKEVYYHGEPIPVTVTINNSTEKTVKKIKVQVEQVANVVLYSSDYYTKVVAAEEAQEKVQPNSSLTKTLILLPLLANNRENREIALDGKLKDEDTNLASSTIMLGDLTSSEVGTELPFRLMHPKPEEKNPAVKQSWYLRSLLVNS
- the SAG gene encoding S-arrestin isoform X1, whose amino-acid sequence is MSCPESQKTGASGKNANKQVIFKKSTRDKALTIYLGKRDFIDNMGNVEPVDGVVLVDPAIIKGKKVYVSLTCAFRYGQEDIDVIGLTFRRDLFFSRVQVYPPADKPETLSHLQESLLKKLGKNAYPFFFTFPDYLPCSVCLQPAPRDVDKSCGVDFEVKAFSTENVEERIHKRNSARLLIRKVQYAPENPGPQPCAETTWQFFMSTKPLHLKACLSKEVYYHGEPIPVTVTINNSTEKTVKKIKVQVEQVANVVLYSSDYYTKVVAAEEAQEKVQPNSSLTKTLILLPLLANNRENREIALDGKLKDEDTNLASSTIIKDGIDKTVMGILVSYKVKVKLTVPGMLGDLTSSEVGTELPFRLMHPKPEEKNPAVKQSWYLRSLLVNS
- the SAG gene encoding S-arrestin isoform X4, producing MSCPESQKTGASGKNANKQVIFKKSTRDKALTIYLGKRDFIDNMGNVEPVDGVVLVDPAIIKGKKVYVSLTCAFRYGQEDIDVIGLTFRRDLFFSRVQVYPPADKPETLSHLQESLLKKLGKNAYPFFFTFPDYLPCSVCLQPAPRDVDKSCGVDFEVKAFSTENVEERIHKRNSARLLIRKVQYAPENPGPQPCAETTWQFFMSTKPLHLKACLSKEVYYHGEPIPVTVTINNSTEKTVKKIKVQVEQVANVVLYSSDYYTKVVAAEEAQEKVQPNSSLTKTLILLPLLANNRENREIALDGKLKDEDTNLASSTIEVGTELPFRLMHPKPEEKNPAVKQSWYLRSLLVNS